Proteins from a single region of Trichoderma asperellum chromosome 3, complete sequence:
- a CDS encoding uncharacterized protein (EggNog:ENOG41): protein MPQSPLSAKLNLQGTRSYPPCLFNTQAEQDLYKRLRDVYEEHCHTWDAEALDAWPVIVEHASLAPSTIGKITNHYITRHMVTNGVTWAHVVALRIIYDKQLYKSKKITRLVRDRYPNASFESFGYSEDYTLSFKSENARAREAQEPAVPKSPAEEDSLQRHQGNGGLPLTKTPPNNHREMSTGTVEFLSEGNSSDDELIKWRSSKRKKRRPTRHAASRKQATANNIPKAAGVDPRDRRSKRPRHAARDTLGESPRSGEVGERPNEKQDDTVDILEKFMSAINENTKAVKENTRATEENTRAMKEMRERNKAALRKATKN from the coding sequence ATGCCTCAATCTCCACTGTCAGCAAAATTGAATCTACAAGGCACACGATCATATCCGCCATGCCTCTTCAACACACAAGCAGAACAAGATTTATACAAACGTCTTCGAGATGTGTATGAAGAGCATTGCCACACTTGGGATGCCGAAGCACTTGATGCATGGCCAGTCATTGTTGAACATGCATCGCTGGCGCCCTCAACAATTGGCAAAATTACGAATCATTATATCACGAGACACATGGTGACTAACGGCGTGACATGGGCCCATGTTGTTGCGCTTCGAATCATCTATGACAAGCAGCTCtacaagagcaaaaagattaCGCGACTCGTTAGAGACAGATATCCAAATGCAAGTTTTGAATCATTTGGTTACAGCGAGGATTACACGCTCTCCTTCAAATCCGAAAAcgccagagccagagaaGCACAAGAGCCTGCTGTCCCAAAATCTCCAGCTGAGGAGGACAGTCTACAAAGACATCAGGGCAATGGAGGTCTACCGCTCACTAAAACACCTCCGAATAACCACCGTGAGATGAGTACAGGGACCGTTGAATTCCTGAGCGAAGGAAATTCTTCTGACGACGAACTTATTAAGTGGCGTTCATCTAAGAGGAAGAAACGGCGGCCTACTCGACATGCAGCATCGAGAAAACAAGCCACCGCCAACAATATACCGAAGGCAGCCGGAGTTGATCCACGCGACAGACGCAGCAAGAGGCCGCGCCATGCGGCCAGAGACACTCTAGGTGAATCTCCTCGCTCTGGAGAGGTAGGAGAAAGGCCAAATGAAAAGCAAGATGACACAGTGGACATTCTGGAAAAGTTCATGAGTGCCATCAATGAAAATACAAAAGCAGTCAAGGAGAACACACGAGCGACCGAGGAGAATACAAGAGCTATGAAGGAGATGAGGGAACGGAACAAAGCTGCTCTAAGAAAAGCGACGAAAAATTAA
- the CRP7 gene encoding 40S ribosomal protein eS21 translates to MENDRGEIVDLYVPRKCSATNRIIKAKDHGSVQISIAKVDENGRAVPGENHVYALCGFVRAMGESDDSLNRLAQRDGLVKAVWSAQR, encoded by the exons ATGGAGAACGACCGTGGCGAGATCGTCGACCT CTACGTCCCGCGCAAGTGCAGCGCTACCAACCGcatcatcaaggccaaggaccaCGGCTCCGTCCAGatctccatcgccaaggTCGACGAGAACGGCCGTGCCGTCCCCGGAGAGAACCACGTCTACGCCCTATGCGGCTTTGTCCGTGCCATGGGTGAGTCTGACGACTCTCTGAACCGATTGGCTCAGCGTGATGGTCTTGTCAAGGCTGTCTGGAGCGCCCAGCGATAA
- a CDS encoding uncharacterized protein (EggNog:ENOG41) yields MATPNAFLPSPSHSARQTSHFFRSSSPDLPVIGDIISPGARIRPPRHSDNALVISSDEEPAVKGSGNKKQSKTLAADPTPSASKRSGIADDDDSSLCIIDPPLTHTPVAQRNHAAPPRFRAQSSSPAKDQPWKKFKSKTEYIKGDSPEAREAKPEDCGNISSPRPASDLPQVVGPNSKRDGNDVNEPLGLESAMVRRVDWTPPSNKASASHEVQSCSSLEDIHSPDLHEASKSFEQILEAYKCTGSLQQDVSTPSGEGANAVNALGKRKLLELVVTTAAPEAKDRSPVKQKAPRKRPRTITEIATSAYRVPAPLEPMPVGIGDSTITMTHNEPDPATGEESKKKTTRKTTKATAKKKKKTSPPSPILLPPAEALQEVARQDFVFGTSSQLAIENSPTFLRDLQAAMRHSNRVEYVDLDTPLNSDGIEPPERKKLWAASARDIDGDLFDLEINKIIERSSEPLPALFDDDDPFGYISGDKKTTMTTMNAIGAQTGLPSSPLINTTEVLSDGAKPIKVINDDSVLADGEYSVESPLKKVFNPVDETQSSKAHKLHDTSNPDQAQHHGSKPSFELFTDAQLSKEVASYGFKAIKSRQAKISLLEQCWQSKSSIQQPPFTRAFTTSAATEKSALNGNIQTPRGRPRKNSASSTPEIQEPPPSAQPPVSPSKPRGRPRKSVTATNDTMAGPSKRKKTPSKPSTQTPTTQKRKPKAAKVIVEIPDSASESEHSLSSDPASSPGLPFSQPRVDLSTSIMDDTDLNLSGDQSLGYEYITKAVQSAPRTTDPTNPSWHEKILLYDPIVLEDFTTWLNCGQLTRVGFDGEVSTMEVKQWCESKSICCLWKVNLRGKERKRY; encoded by the coding sequence ATGGCAACACCTAATGCCTTTCTGCCCTCACCGTCACATAGTGCTAGGCAAACGTCGCATTTCTTTcgctcttcatctcctgATTTGCCTGTTATCGGAGACATAATATCGCCCGGGGCTAGGATCCGACCACCAAGACATAGCGACAACGCACTGGTCATTTCATCCGACGAAGAGCCAGCAGTCAAAGGCAGCGGTAACAAGAAACAGTCCAAAACTCTGGCTGCGGATCCAACTCCGTCAGCCTCGAAGAGGTCTGGTATtgcagacgatgatgacagtTCTTTATGCATCATTGATCCTCCCCTTACACATACTCCGGTGGCTCAGAGAAATCATGCGGCGCCACCAAGATTCAGAGCGCAATCTAGCTCTCCCGCAAAAGATCAGCCCTGGAAAAAATTCAAGTCAAAAACGGAGTATATTAAAGGCGACAGTCCTGAAGCCAGGGAGGCTAAACCTGAAGATTGCGGAAATATATCATCACCACGACCAGCAAGCGACCTACCTCAAGTAGTGGGGCCAAACTCCAAGCGAGATGGAAATGATGTTAATGAGCCGCTAGGATTGGAATCGGCTATGGTTCGAAGAGTTGACTGGACACCCCCATCTAATaaggcttcggcttctcaTGAGGTACAgtcttgctcttctcttgaGGATATACATTCGCCAGACCTTCAcgaagcaagcaaaagctTTGAACAGATACTCGAAGCCTACAAATGCACAGGTAGCTTACAGCAAGATGTTTCGACGCCATCAGGAGAAGGAGCCAATGCTGTCAATGCTTTGGGAAAACGAAAGCTTCTCGAGCTTGTTGTCACAACTGCAGCACCTGAAGCCAAGGACAGGTCTCCTGTGAAGCAAAAGGCACCAAGGAAAAGACCACGCACCATAACAGAGATTGCAACCTCAGCGTACAGAGTGCCAGCCCCGCTTGAGCCAATGCCAGTAGGGATAGGCGATTCTACTATCACAATGACACACAACGAACCAGATCCAGCCACCGGAGAAGAATCCAAGAAAAAGACTACAAGGAAAACGACAAAAGCTAcggccaagaaaaagaaaaaaacatcgCCACCTTCGCCAATCTTATTACCCCCAGCAGAGGCGCTTCAAGAAGTTGCAAGACAAGATTTTGTGTTTGGAACATCGAGCCAATTAGCGATTGAGAACTCACCCACCTTTTTGCGCGATCTTCAGGCTGCGATGAGGCACTCAAATCGAGTTGAATACGTGGATCTTGACACTCCTCTAAATAGTGACGGTATCGAACCTCCAGAGCGGAAGAAGCTATGGGCTGCTAGCGCTCGTGACATTGATGGAGATCTGTTTGATCTTGAAATCAACAAGATTATTGAAAGATCATCTGAACCATTACCCGCGCTattcgatgatgatgatccATTTGGCTATATTAGTGGAGACAAAAAGACTACAATGACCACGATGAATGCCATTGGAGCCCAAACTGGGCTACCAAGCAGCCCCCTTATCAACACCACCGAGGTTCTCTCCGATGGCGCCAAACCCATCAAAGTAATCAATGACGACTCTGTATTAGCAGATGGCGAATATTCAGTCGAGTCTCCCCTGAAGAAAGTGTTCAACCCGGTTGATGAAACCCAGTCTTCAAAGGCACACAAACTTCATGACACAAGCAATCCAGATCAAGCCCAGCATCATGGTTCAAAGCCCTCATTCGAATTGTTTACAGATGCTCAGCTCTCTAAAGAAGTTGCTTCGTACGGGTTCAAAGCGATCAAATCGCGCCAAGCAAAAATCTCCTTGTTAGAGCAGTGCtggcaaagcaaaagcagtaTACAACAGCCTCCTTTTACGAGGGCGTTTACTACCTCCGCAGCCACAGAAAAAAGTGCCTTGAATGGTAACATTCAGACTCCACGGGGAAGGCCGAGGAAGAATAGCGCCTCGAGTACACCAGAAATACAGGAACCACCACCATCCGCACAACCTCCTGTATCGCCGTCGAAACCTCGTGGGAGGCCTAGAAAGTCTGTTACTGCTACAAACGATACCATGGCGGGTCCttcgaagagaaagaagactcCATCAAAGCCGTCAACCCAAACCCCCACGACGCAAAAGCGCAAGCCAAAGGCGGCCAAAGTAATTGTGGAGATTCCTGATTCCGCATCGGAGAGCGAGCACAGCTTATCCTCAGACCCGGCCTCCTCTCCCGGCCTTCCTTTTTCACAGCCTCGCGTAGACCTCTCCACATCTATCATGGACGATACAGATCTCAATTTATCTGGAGATCAGTCGCTCGGGTACGAGTACATCACTAAAGCCGTGCAGTCAGCGCCACGGACAACGGATCCGACAAATCCTTCCTGGCATGAGAAAATATTGCTGTACGACCCGATTGTGCTCGAAGATTTTACGACGTGGCTGAATTGCGGGCAACTAACACGCGTGGGCTTTGATGGTGAAGTGAGCACGATGGAAGTCAAGCAGTGGTGTGAGTCTAAGAGTATATGCTGTCTGTGGAAAGTGAATTTGCGTGGTAAAGAGAGGAAACGGTATtaa
- a CDS encoding uncharacterized protein (SECRETED:SignalP(1-18)~EggNog:ENOG41~TransMembrane:1 (n5-13c18/19o207-225i)): MAFKSIILALAASQAVNAHFKLAYPEWRADTLAAENDDKYSQWNYPCGGVPYKAGNITDWPIGGGSLSLELHHPWTYVYINLGLGANTTNFNVSLTPEFLNVTGRGTFCVKELPVPVDDINDGTLASLQVVTSGESGNALYNCADIRFTKKATQLKNCTDSDGMVVQAIKEQNGNGTDSAQNSSSGGNSTGTDDKKNAASPLNTDKSVVLATVVFLAVGFSLGLGI; encoded by the exons ATGGCGTTCAAGTCCATcattctggctctggctgcttCGCAAGCCGTCAACGCGCACTTCAAACTCGCGTACCCCGAATGGCGAGCTGATACCCTCGCCGCCGAAAACGACGACAAGTACAGCCAATGGAACTATCCAT GCGGTGGTGTTCCCTACAAAGCCGGCAACATCACAGACTGGCCCATCGGCGGAGGCTCCCTCTCCCTTGAGCTCCACCACCCCTGGACCTATGTCTACATCAACCTCGGCCTCGGCGCCAACACCACAAACTTCAACGTCTCCCTCACGCCAGAGTTCCTCAACGTCACCGGCCGCGGCACGTTCTGCGTCAAGGAGCTTCCCGTGCCGGTGGACGATATCAACGACGGCACTCTCGCGTCATTACAAGTCGTTACCAGCGGGGAGTCTGGAAACGCGCTCTATAACTGTGCCGATATTCGATTCACAAAGAAGGCTACGCAGCTGAAGAACTGCACCGACTCGGATGGCATGGTTGTGCAGGCTATCAAGGAGCAAAATGGGAATGGCACTGATTCTGCTCAGAACAGTTCTAGTGGTGGCAATAGCACCGGTACAGATGATAAGAAGAATGCTGCAAGCCCACTGAATACCGATAAATCGGTTGTTTTGGCAACGGTAGTTTTCCTAGCTGTTGGATTTTCTTTGGGACTGGGCATCTAA